The genomic window AGGTCCCTTTTTGTCTGATAAGGCGATCAAAACAACAGATGGAGGGTTTCAAGATGTTAAACTTTATATGCAGCTTGTTATCTGTGAGCAACCAACTACTAATCGAAATGCCGGCTCTGCTAGAGTATCTGCAGTTTTAAGAGCAGTTTCTCCATCAGAAAATTTATATACTGCTGCAAAGAGATCTGGTCCGAACAACATGTCTCTTGCGGCCGAAGGGATCTGGAAGTCCTCTAGTGGACAGCTTTGCATGGTTGGTTGCCTCGGATTAATCAATGCCAAAGAGAGTAGCTGTAACACTCGGATCTGTATCTATCTCCCTACCACTTTTTCGATAAAGCAGCGCAGTATTATCTTGGGGACTTTGTCTCCCATTAACAATGCGAATGCCTTCTTTCCTCTGTCTTTTGAGAAGTTTGTGCTACCTTCGGAGCTCTGGAATTATTTCAAATTCACTCATCCAAATTACAGTTACTCTAAGATTAACTTGGCTGGCACTGTCTTGGAAAGAAACGAGCCCTTCAGTTTTACAACTTCAGTCAAGAAATCGCTGCTGACATTCCCCAAACTGGAAGATAGTGAGGCATTCCAAGATAGTCTGTCACTTCTTTCAGAAGATCTCAGTTTTCATGTCTCCGGTTATCCTGATCCTATGCCTAATATCCAGGCCCCAAGGGTTGACATTCAGATAGAAATTCTATCTGTTGGTCCTTTGTTTGGCCGGTATTGGTACGCCCGAAATGGTTCAACTTGGGAACAAGAAACACCTTATCATGTCAAGGATGTATATACAGAAAAGCAGCTTCTTATAAATGTATCTGCACAACTCATTCTTACTGGAAAAGCTTATAATAATTTTTCAGTGGTATCTTTGGAGGGTCTTTATGATCCACATGTCGGAAAGATGTATCTAATCGGCTGTAGAGATGTGCGAGCATCGTGGAAGGTCTTATATCAGAGTTATGACCTTGAGTCTGGGCTGGACTGTTTGATCGAGGTGGTCATATCTTATCCTCCGATAAAAGCTCGGTGGCTGGCCAATCCCACAGCTAAAATTTCTATAGAAAGTCAAAGAACCGACGATGATGCCCTTCGCTTTGATTCAATAAAACTTCAAACATTTCCAATCATATACAGGAAGCAGCGTGAGGATGTCCTCTCACGCAGAGGTGTCGAAGGGATTCTTCGCATCTTGACGCTTACACTAGCTGTTACTTGCATTTTAAGCCAACTGTTTTATATAAAAGATAATGTGGATTCGCTTCCGTATGTATCTCTTGTTGTGCTAGGTATTCAAGCTCTTGGATATAGCATTCCATTGATAACAGGTGCTGAAGCTCTTTTCAAGAGAATGGCTTCGGAATCCTATGATGTGTCAGCATCAGGTGAACTTGAGAGCAGTGAATGGCTTCATGTCATTGACTACACTGTGAAACTGCTCTTGATTGTATCCTTGCTACTAACTCTTCGGCTTTGTCAGAAGGTGTGGAAGTCTCGCATCAGATTGCAAACTCGCGCCTCTCACGAACCACTTGGTCTCCCAAGTGATAAATTTGTATTACTCTGTACCTTTGTCATGCATCTGATTGGATATGTCATTGTTCTAGTAGTTCATGGCACGAAGGCCGGCCAGAAGCCTCTTAGAGCAAAGACATATTCGGTGGATGGCGAAAGTTCTCATTTGCTTCCAGATTGGTTAAGAGAATTGGAAGAATACTGTGGTCTTGTTGAAGATTTTTTCTTGTTTCCACAAATTACTGGGAACTTGATCTGGCAGATTCATTGTAAACCACTCAGAAAACTGTACTATATTGGAATAACTTTGGTCAGAATTCTTCCTCATGTGTATGATTACATTCGAGCACCGGCTCCAACTCCTTACCTTTCCGAGGACTCGGAATTTGTCAATCCAAGCTTGGAATTCTACTCAAAGTTTGGTGACATTGCCATTCCAGTGACTGCTATGATTCTTGCAATTGTACTCTACATTCAACAAAGGTGGGGCTACGAGAAGCTGAGCCGGACTCTGACAATCGGCCGGCATAGACTTCTCCCGAGTTTCAGATACGAGAGGTTGTCTTCTAGGTCTCCTGAAACCGAACTGGTTCCGGGTACCAACGGTTGTGCTGCAAATGAGAAAGAACAATCTGATGTAGAATGATGTTAGACACTTGATCACTGACAGAAGCTGTTGTAAACAAACATACATACATGAAAATGTAGGTATCTTGGGGATGTTTTGTTATATATGATGAGAAGTTCATTTTACAAAATCAAACTGATTCTGAATTTTGATTTTGTTCTGCAAATTTTAATCTTCTCCAATCATTGCTGCTTTTCTCTTCTGGTTAATGTTCCTTTTACTACTCTAAGCTTGCTTTTATTCTACAGGATTGAGATAAAGAGGTTTAATCAAGGATTAAGAATTATATAAACAAGCAGAAAATAATATCAACATAGAATTTGATGAAGACAAAGTTTTGTTGGTTTTTTGAATGCGGTGTGTACTTTTATGTTAGGCTcactgttaatttttttttttggttgcatACGATAACTTTCAACCCGACAAGTTAAGGACTAATCGTTCGTGGATTGAATTCCATTTAAGAGTCTGCTGTTGGCTAATGAGTTGCTGCGTATACAAGACAACGCAAGATTCAAAGTCTCGATACTTGCTTAAGCGGATGAGGGAGCTAATCACTCGTCCAACTTAAGTTGGTTGGCTCAGTGTTATTATTGGCAACATAGTGCATATACTTTCGTCATTtaataaaggtttaattactctgttggtcgccaataagttataactcaaatggcatagattcctcctactcaattaagaggttgcgggttcgagtctccttaTCTTCCAAGTTtttagccaatgagtaatagctcaactGGCAtagtctcctatctttgataaaaaaaaaaaaattactctgttggtccctatagtttcgcaaaattttcaattaggtccctatactttttttccttttaattgggtcattgcaccaaattttttttcaattagttcCCTCTTAACAGTAATTGGTTTAATTATATAGAGAcccaattaagaaaaaaaaataggtgcagggacctaaataaaaggaaaaaaaagtatagggatctaattaaaaataaaatttggtgcaaggacttaattaaaagaaaaaaaagtatagggacctaattgaaaatttcgcaaaactatagagactaacagagtaattaaagtATTAAACCTTTAATAAATAACAAGGATCAAACAATATACCATTGGAACACGAGTGTTAGGAATGTGCCCAAAAAATTTAATGAAATCTCCTCTAACGGACACACacataattatgttttggatcaAAATATGGACCATCTCATGACTAACTTGTTGGGCCATCCCTCTCTCTTTTCCTTGCTTGAACTTTGCAATAATAtccatccaaaaagaaagaaaagggcaAAAAAAGAAACAGAAGAACTTTgacataatattatattataattttcttTAGTNNNNNNNNNNNNNNNNNNNNNNNNNNNNNNNNNNNNNNNNNNNNNNNNNNNNNNNNNNNNNNNNNNNNNNNNNNNNNNNNNNNNNNNNNNNNNNNNNNNNNNNNNNNNNNNNNNNNNNNNNNNNNNNNNNNNNNNNNNNNNNNNNNNNNNNNNNNNNNNNNNNNNNNNNNNNNNNNNNNNNNNNNNNNNNNNNNNNNNNNNNNNNNNNNNNNNNNNNNNNNNNNNNNNNNNNNNNNNNNNNNNNNNNNNNNNNNNNNNNNNNNNNNNNNNNNNNNNNNNNNNNNNNNNNNNNNNNNNNNNNNNNNNNNNNNNNNNNNNNNNNNNNNNNNNNNNNNNNNNNNNNNNNNNNNNNNNNNNNNNNNNNNNNNNNNNNNNNNNNNNNNNNNNNNNNNNNNNNNNNNNNNNNNNNNNNNNNNNNNNNNNNNNNNNNNNNNNNNNNNNNagaattaaattttgaaattaattactacaaaataatttttttatatagataTCTAATCATATATTAGTACATAAGTTTTGTAACTACTAACTgaataattatcaaaataatgATTTTTATTGAATGacaatgtaaaatattttatacgtcAATTAGTCAACTATTTGTTAGTGTAGGTGATTGTATATAATTCGATAACAACATAAAAAGGTTTAAAATAAGTGAATCCAAATGACATATTTAAACTAAAAGTTTAATTATGTACTTTGTCGATTCTTAtatctataaaattttaattagatacgtataattttaaaatttgtaattaagtttttatacAAGATAAAAATTTTCAGTTAAGTTTTTTCTTGGATGTTCATAATTTATAAGAGAATATTCTAAAATTATTACATTTTTTTATAGATAATTACTAGTCAAgacctaattaatttttttatctaatataaagattaaattataaaattttaaactatAGTGATTTAATTAAaccttttataaaaatataaagacTAATATAGTAATTAAACATAAATTAAACTCTAAAAGTATTTGACTTAGTTTaatccaaaaataataaaatatattttatctaattatttattatcttaaaaaatttataaataaagataTGTGATTAACTCAAAATACTTATACACGGAGATAGTAGTCTTCAAGAACAGAGATAGATGCTAGCAGAAATGGTGCCAAATAAGACAAACTTGCATTAATTTAACGGTTTGAAAAAACTATATGAATCGCATATATTTGTTGCCTTTTAGGTTGGGGATTATGGTCTCATATTAATTTCAAAACCTAGGCATACCAAACTAATTTTTTGACTTTTAAGCACTCTTATCTTTTTGTGTAACCATTATTGAAtttgaataagaaaaataaataagtgGTGCCAACCTAATTGACTTTCACATATCACTCATATCATAGTGTGTATCACCTGACTAATGTTGTAAGCTGTATTACATAAAAAGGGGAATGATTTTAATTGGCTTAAATTAAATAACTGTACAAACGTTTTTATAacgtaaatataaaaaaattaaattctatttattatatttaatttttttttNNNNNNNNNNNNNNNNNNNNNNNNNNNNNNNNNNNNNNNNNNNNNNNNNNNNNNNNNNNNNNNNNNNNNNNNNNNNNNNNNNNNNNNNNNNNNNNNNNNNNNNNNNNNNNNNNNNNNNNNNNNNNNNNNNNNNNNNNNNNNNNNNNNNNNNNNNNNNNNNNNNNNNNNNNNNNNNNNNNNNNNNNNNNNNNNNNNNNNNNNNNNNNNNNNNNNNNNNNNNNNNNNNNNNNNNNNNNNNNNNNNNNNNNNNNNNNNNNNNNNNNNNNNNNNNNNNNNNNNNNNNNNNNNNNNNNNNNNNNNNNNNNNNNNNNNNNNNNNNNNNNNNNNNNNNNNNNNNNNNNNNNNNNNAGATGAATATATATTGTCAATACATGAAATTAAATTCAATAGTTAAATAAGTTAACTTATGATTGATAGAAGAACATAAATTTAAATGTTTATATaggtttttttttatcatcaataTATTAGGGCCGTCAAAATGGACTAAATCCATCGGGCCAATTCATTTACCCGTTTAAATGGGTGGATTTTGTCTCTAAAATTAAGTCTGTTTAAATTTTGGGCTAAACGGGTTGAGCCCGATTAACCCGAAAAAAATGACGGGTTAAACGGGTTGgtctgtttaattttttttttacatattttttaaagAGTAACACTTTTAGCTAATATTTCTCCCGATCTGACCCGAAAACCCGACccatcaaaaaataaaataaaatgataaatgaGTTGGCCCGTTTAACCCATCGGACTGACCATAAACAGTCCGGACTAGAAGATTCTAGCCCGCAAATAAAACCGGCTTAAACGGGCCAGCCTGTTTAACCCACAGGCTTAACGAGTCGGGTCTAAATGGGCCGGGTTAGCCGTTTGACAGCCCTACAATATATATACAAAAGTTGAACCTTATCTTGTAAATACATACACATAAAAGATTCGTGAATCACGTGGACAATGGATTAAGTAATTGTTCATGCAACCGATTCTTTTAATGATGCAGTTGAATTTTGAATTAGAGAAGTGCAGCACAGCCCAATATTTAATCTGTGTATACTATAATTAGTATTTAGTTCCTTAGATTTAATGTGTGCTAAGTTGATAGGTTATGTCTTGTCAAGAACGCAAGTTCTTATTGAAGTGAAAGCGAAACAAGAAAGCTAATGTGTCAACTTTTAAATTAGGGTTTTAGGGAGAAATATTCTGAAACTATTGTTATTAAAAGATGTTAAGACTTAAGAGCAAAATTTGGGATAGAAATAAAAGTAGTAATATATTCTAACAttataatttttggtgttttttaaaattgtagaAGGTATACAAATTAGAAggtccgatttctgtacctcaaattttttaaattttttttaacacaaatcggacggttTGATTTCTGTACCTCTAATAAATCCGACAATCCAATTTCTATCTCTCTAATTAAACGGTTCCATATTTAAAAATAACACGCcaacaatttatatttttaaaaaatactattgCCACTtcaatatcaaaaacaaaaggttGGTTGGACTTCTTGGCTAattcttaattttaatttcttgccacgTAAGAAAGACTGTGACTGAGGTCCCCTGCTGACACAAATAGTTGGGTTTCTTTCACAATTGCAATTCTCTCATCAAACCTTAGCCGAAAGGTTTCTTAATATTCTTTAGAATTCACATGACCCATTTCATAAATTCTTGTATTTATAACTCGCATTCATTTTTGCCGACTAATTATCCCAAATTGGTCTCACAACACAGTAATTAGGCAACAATTGAATTGTTTTCTTCTCAACCGTCATGTAACTAGAAATATAGAAATTAATAAGTCATGCAATTACACGTTAGAGTCATCATCAGTTAGTTAACACttttgtagtttttttttataatatattggTGTCAAAGCACACTTTGTAATTGATTTTAATTCCCTTTAGGACTTGAATAATGAAAAAAGCCTTCTGGGTTTTGGTGGGTTTTAGCTAAAGTTTCAAGCTTTGTTGTTTGTTGTCTTTGAATAATCAATGGAAGGAAGTGATATATACAGAGCAAGCAATACTTTAAGAACAAGAAGTTCAACACTTTGGAGAAACAGAACAAGCAGAGAGGTTTTCTCaaatgaaagagaagaagaagatgatgaagaagctCTTAAATGGGCCTCACTTGAGAAGTTACCAACATATAATCGTTTGAGAAAAGGGTTATTAACCACATCTAGAGGTGTGTCTAATGAGATTGACATCACTGAGCTTGGGTTCCAAGATAGGCAGAAGCTTCTAGATAGATTGATCAAGGTTGCTGAAGAGGATAATGAGAACTTCTTGTTGAAGCTCCGAGAAAGGATTGATAGGTAATTTTGCAAAATCTCTACTCTTTTTTGTTCTAATATTTTTGTAAGGACATCAacaatgagtttaattttgatgcactagcAGTGTAAAACGTTTTATACAGTCGTACAATTACATTTATTCTTTTGGATAATCATTCACGTGATTAATATGaaatgtaattatttttattaatatgacATTACATAATTGAATAATATTTATGTAAAACTACTTTATATTGAcggtgtatcaaaattaaattctcaaACTATTGCATACAAAATTTTTCCAATTTCCCCTGTTTTCACTAATTGGAAAGGATAATAGGAATATTCTGAATGGAGTTAACTGTAAGATGGCTAATTCCTTTTGGGTATGTATTCAATTTGGTCCTCTAAATTAATTTGCATGGGAGGTGTAAATTAGTCTTATTTTTCCTCTTTGCATTTTCTTTCATCAtgattcttattttgttttactATTAAATTTATTAGAAATAATATTTGCACAATTTTTTGTACGTTTTCTGTACATTTTTTTAAAATGCAAAAGACAAATATTTATCTTCTTTTGCTGTTTATcaacaatttttattattaaaaataaaaaatatacaaaaaagatgtatataaataagaataaaaaatatttaattattggttaatttttcttattcttttatcTATAATTTTTTCTATCATTTACCATACTGGATATGGTTTAATTTTTACACTAAAAATTATAGATTATAATTTTTTCTATCATTTACCATACTGAATATGGTTTAATTTtacattaaaaattataaattatcacACTACAACAGAAACAGATAATAGCAGCAGTTTTTTTGTTATTTGCGGCGATTATAAATTTCCGCAAAACCAATCTCCAGCGGTTTCTCAATCAACATCCTTTAGCATGGGAATTAATTATTGCGGCAGTTTTTATAAACCGTTGATATAATCACTGCTGTTAAGATATTTTGTGTCAGATTGTATGACAGTAATTTTAAACCGCCACATTATACTCAAAGAGGATTTTCTTGTTGTTTTGCGATGGACACAAACTGCCGctatttagtttttaaaaattatGAAATGGGTTATTAATAAAAAGATATTTGCATATATACTAAGTAATTATCTCATAATGTTTTATTATTTCTCCCTTTTTTGTTGACTATTTTCTCTCTCCCTTTGTcatgtcttttctttttttaataattttttgtttgattgttatatgtattatttattttagagtTGGAATTGACATTCCAACGATTGAAGTTCGATTTGAGCACCTAAATGTTGAGGCTGAAGCTTATGTGGGGAGTAGAGCAATGCCTACTTTCATAAACTTTGCTACTAATCTAGTTGAGGTAAGACTTCTTAGGAAGATTAATTAATgttgtttttttatttaattaattattttcttaagTGTTTCTTTTGTTAAGAAATTAGTCACACATTAATCTTGAATAATTATCACTTGTGTGTTGTAGAGTGTTTTGACTTTTTTCCACATTCTCCCAAGCAAAAAGAAACAATTGACTATCCTCAAAGATGTTAGTGGAATAATTAAACCTCGTAGGATGACATTGCTTCTTGGTCCTCCAAGTTCTGGAAAAACCACTCTTCTTCTAGCTTTATCAGGAAAACTTGATCCAAGTCTCAAGGTAAAAATTAAGATTgtgtttagtttatatttttaatatttttttatttttaaaattttataaaaaaaagataatataaacacaaaatataaaattttatttttctattttttataagtttttaaaaataaaaatacaggcATCTTATCATTTTGTTCTTCAT from Arachis ipaensis cultivar K30076 chromosome B09, Araip1.1, whole genome shotgun sequence includes these protein-coding regions:
- the LOC107614653 gene encoding LOW QUALITY PROTEIN: uncharacterized protein LOC107614653 (The sequence of the model RefSeq protein was modified relative to this genomic sequence to represent the inferred CDS: deleted 2 bases in 1 codon) → MGFPFSAIVVAFWCVCCHLFFIGVANSYFPEDAYNFERNSHPTYSYDRIGEVQKQCASVLSASSELRSDYSAVTGMKGELSFVNGDWMQNEGKFPIMPFDAGKSPGTLAEDRSPLRLVSFWVTDVDHAHRLKKSVPINGFMMMGITRDGSFLDSNYGGNPEFLLWPNHSQLSVSFQGVXXXXXXXXXXXXXXXXXXMLPTREADPSNPWSWMKNHGDIPLSEDDQILLVLRYPMTFTLTNRIINGELRSVNPLSNPKYFDPVRISSQLGKSAKYKFATPHVLSKACSPYPYKDNTTTDGIGVYQGERFCEILEEITTEQPLNVVPNWRCNGTDDFCSKLGPFLSDKAIKTTDGGFQDVKLYMQLVICEQPTTNRNAGSARVSAVLRAVSPSENLYTAAKRSGPNNMSLAAEGIWKSSSGQLCMVGCLGLINAKESSCNTRICIYLPTTFSIKQRSIILGTLSPINNANAFFPLSFEKFVLPSELWNYFKFTHPNYSYSKINLAGTVLERNEPFSFTTSVKKSLLTFPKLEDSEAFQDSLSLLSEDLSFHVSGYPDPMPNIQAPRVDIQIEILSVGPLFGRYWYARNGSTWEQETPYHVKDVYTEKQLLINVSAQLILTGKAYNNFSVVSLEGLYDPHVGKMYLIGCRDVRASWKVLYQSYDLESGLDCLIEVVISYPPIKARWLANPTAKISIESQRTDDDALRFDSIKLQTFPIIYRKQREDVLSRRGVEGILRILTLTLAVTCILSQLFYIKDNVDSLPYVSLVVLGIQALGYSIPLITGAEALFKRMASESYDVSASGELESSEWLHVIDYTVKLLLIVSLLLTLRLCQKVWKSRIRLQTRASHEPLGLPSDKFVLLCTFVMHLIGYVIVLVVHGTKAGQKPLRAKTYSVDGESSHLLPDWLRELEEYCGLVEDFFLFPQITGNLIWQIHCKPLRKLYYIGITLVRILPHVYDYIRAPAPTPYLSEDSEFVNPSLEFYSKFGDIAIPVTAMILAIVLYIQQRWGYEKLSRTLTIGRHRLLPSFRYERLSSRSPETELVPGTNGCAANEKEQSDVE